One Amorphoplanes digitatis genomic window carries:
- a CDS encoding IclR family transcriptional regulator domain-containing protein has protein sequence MTDQVREPHFVQSLERGLAVIRAFDAHHAELTLSEVARICDLTRAAARRFLLTLTDLGYVRTDGRLFSLTPRVLELGYSFLSSLSLPEVALPHLERLVEQVHESSSVSVLDGDDIVYVARVPTRRIMTVAINVGTRFPAYATSMGRVLIANLPGDQVGAYLERIRLERLTDRTVASVGALKSELERVREQGYAIVDQELEQGLRSMAAPLRDRSGAVSAAVNVSVHASRTSVAAMRADLLPPLLAAAERITADLRITAPGR, from the coding sequence ATGACTGACCAGGTCCGCGAGCCGCACTTCGTGCAGTCGCTGGAGCGCGGGCTCGCCGTCATCCGGGCCTTCGACGCCCACCATGCCGAGCTCACGCTCAGCGAGGTCGCGCGCATCTGCGACCTGACCCGGGCCGCGGCCCGGCGCTTCCTGCTCACCCTCACCGACCTCGGCTACGTGCGCACCGACGGGCGGCTCTTCTCGCTGACGCCGCGCGTGCTCGAGCTCGGCTACTCGTTCCTGTCCAGCCTGTCGCTGCCCGAGGTGGCCCTGCCGCACCTGGAGCGGCTCGTCGAACAGGTGCACGAGTCGTCGTCGGTGTCGGTGCTCGACGGCGACGACATCGTCTACGTGGCCCGGGTGCCCACCCGGCGGATCATGACGGTGGCGATCAACGTGGGCACGCGGTTCCCGGCGTACGCGACGTCGATGGGCCGGGTGCTGATCGCCAACCTGCCCGGTGACCAGGTCGGCGCGTACCTCGAACGGATCCGGCTGGAACGGCTCACCGACCGCACCGTCGCGTCGGTGGGTGCGCTGAAGTCCGAGCTCGAGCGGGTCCGCGAGCAGGGCTACGCGATCGTGGATCAGGAGCTGGAGCAGGGGCTGCGGTCGATGGCGGCGCCGCTGCGCGACCGCTCCGGTGCGGTGAGCGCCGCCGTGAACGTCTCCGTGCACGCCAGCCGCACGTCTGTCGCCGCGATGCGGGCCGACCTGCTGCCGCCGCTGCTGGCGGCGGCCGAGCGGATCACCGCCGACCTGCGGATCACGGCACCGGGGCGTTAG
- the pcaC gene encoding 4-carboxymuconolactone decarboxylase: MDDLHEGGMSVRREVLGDAHVDRAVAGTTDFTATFQDFITRYAWGSVWARDGLDRRTRSCVTLAVLTALHCHEELAMHVRAARRIGLTPEEIGEVLLHTAVYAGVPAANAAFKIAQGALADDEATA, encoded by the coding sequence ATGGATGATCTTCACGAGGGCGGCATGTCGGTGCGCCGCGAGGTGCTCGGCGACGCGCACGTGGACCGCGCCGTCGCCGGGACCACGGACTTCACCGCGACGTTCCAGGACTTCATCACCCGGTACGCCTGGGGCTCGGTCTGGGCCCGCGACGGCCTGGACCGGCGCACCCGCAGCTGCGTCACCCTGGCCGTGCTCACGGCGCTGCACTGCCACGAGGAGCTGGCAATGCACGTGCGCGCCGCCCGCCGCATCGGCCTGACACCCGAGGAGATCGGCGAGGTGCTGCTGCACACCGCGGTCTACGCCGGGGTGCCCGCCGCCAACGCCGCGTTCAAGATCGCCCAGGGTGCCCTGGCCGACGACGAAGCCACCGCGTGA
- the pcaD gene encoding 3-oxoadipate enol-lactonase, translating to MSAAVTVHHREDGPRDAPALLLINSLGADLSMWEPQIPALSRRFRVIRYDARGHGRSPVPPGRYALADLGRDALDLLDRLGVARAHVCGLSLGGMTAMWLAAHAGERVDRLVLFCTSALLGPGSAWAERAALVRAEGTAAVAGAVVARWVTPGYAAEHPAVAGRLRDMVAATPAIGYAGACAAIEEMDLRADLPGIHAPTLVVAGADDPATPPAHGAAIAAAVPGARLEVLAGAAHLASFEQADTANRLILEALDG from the coding sequence ATGAGCGCGGCGGTGACGGTGCACCACCGCGAGGACGGGCCGCGGGACGCGCCCGCGCTGCTTCTGATCAATTCGCTCGGCGCGGACCTGTCCATGTGGGAGCCGCAGATCCCCGCGCTGTCGCGGCGGTTCCGGGTCATCCGGTACGACGCCCGCGGGCACGGGCGCTCACCCGTACCCCCGGGCCGTTACGCCCTGGCCGACCTCGGGCGCGACGCGCTCGACCTGCTGGACCGCCTCGGCGTCGCGCGGGCGCACGTCTGCGGGCTGTCGCTGGGCGGAATGACCGCCATGTGGCTCGCCGCGCACGCGGGCGAACGGGTCGACCGGCTGGTCCTGTTCTGCACGTCCGCCCTGCTCGGGCCGGGCTCGGCGTGGGCCGAGCGCGCCGCGCTGGTCCGGGCCGAGGGCACCGCCGCGGTCGCCGGCGCGGTCGTCGCCCGCTGGGTGACACCCGGCTACGCGGCGGAACACCCCGCGGTGGCCGGCCGGCTGCGGGACATGGTCGCGGCCACCCCGGCGATCGGGTACGCGGGCGCGTGCGCCGCGATCGAGGAGATGGACCTGCGCGCCGACCTGCCCGGCATCCACGCGCCGACCCTGGTGGTCGCCGGCGCCGACGATCCGGCGACGCCGCCCGCGCACGGTGCGGCCATCGCCGCGGCCGTGCCCGGCGCCCGCCTCGAGGTGCTGGCCGGCGCCGCGCACCTGGCCAGCTTCGAGCAGGCCGACACCGCGAACCGACTGATCCTGGAGGCGCTGGATGGATGA
- a CDS encoding lyase family protein, producing the protein MRPSSSPSEHAGLFDGVLAAGGVRAEVGDAAWVRALLDAEAALARAAARAGLASGADAEAVAAACAVLVVDPGELGAEAAATGNPVVALITRLRAAVPGDAAGLVHRGATSQDIVDTAAMLVAKRALEPLLADLAAAAGLTAALAREHRHTLVAGRTLLQQALPTTFGLIAAGWLTGLDTARRRLAEVRDHRLAAQLGGAAGTLAAYAPDPGAVDAGTAMLAAYSAELGLAEPELPWHTERTRIADLAAALGTAAGAIAKVARDLVLHAQTEVGEVTEGGDAGGSSTLPHKHNPIRAISACAAAAQAPGLVATLLSAMAHEHQRAAGSWHAEWLPLRALLTRTGSAAFQLRAALEGLRVDPGRMRANLELTHGALLAERVAAALGPALGDRAPAVVRAAAARGDLAGDPEITAHLEPARLAALLDPATYVGSADALIDRALRAAAR; encoded by the coding sequence ATGAGACCGTCTTCTTCGCCGTCTGAGCACGCCGGGCTCTTCGACGGCGTGCTCGCGGCCGGCGGCGTCCGGGCCGAGGTCGGCGACGCCGCCTGGGTGCGCGCCCTGCTCGACGCCGAGGCGGCCCTGGCCCGGGCGGCGGCGCGGGCCGGGCTGGCGTCCGGCGCCGACGCCGAGGCCGTCGCCGCGGCCTGCGCGGTGCTCGTCGTGGACCCCGGCGAGCTGGGCGCCGAGGCCGCCGCCACCGGCAACCCGGTCGTCGCGCTGATCACGCGGCTGCGCGCGGCCGTGCCGGGCGACGCCGCCGGCCTCGTGCACCGCGGTGCCACCAGCCAGGACATCGTGGACACCGCCGCGATGCTCGTCGCCAAGCGCGCGCTGGAGCCGCTGCTTGCCGACCTGGCCGCCGCGGCCGGCCTCACCGCCGCGCTGGCGCGGGAGCACCGGCACACCCTCGTCGCCGGCCGCACGCTGCTCCAGCAGGCGCTGCCGACCACGTTCGGCCTGATCGCCGCGGGCTGGCTGACCGGCCTGGACACCGCACGCCGGCGGCTCGCCGAGGTCCGCGACCACCGCCTCGCGGCCCAGCTCGGCGGCGCGGCCGGCACCCTCGCCGCCTACGCGCCGGACCCCGGCGCCGTCGACGCCGGTACCGCGATGCTGGCCGCCTACAGCGCCGAGCTGGGCCTGGCCGAGCCGGAGCTGCCCTGGCACACCGAGCGGACCCGCATCGCCGACCTCGCCGCCGCCCTGGGCACCGCGGCGGGCGCGATCGCCAAGGTCGCCCGCGACCTCGTCCTGCACGCGCAGACCGAGGTCGGCGAGGTCACCGAGGGCGGCGACGCCGGCGGCTCCTCGACGCTGCCGCACAAGCACAACCCGATCCGGGCGATCAGCGCGTGCGCCGCCGCGGCGCAGGCGCCCGGACTGGTGGCGACCCTGCTCTCCGCCATGGCGCACGAACACCAGCGCGCCGCCGGCAGCTGGCACGCCGAGTGGCTGCCGCTGCGCGCGCTGCTCACCCGCACCGGCTCCGCCGCGTTCCAGCTCCGCGCGGCCCTGGAGGGCCTGCGGGTCGACCCCGGGCGGATGCGCGCCAACCTCGAGCTCACCCACGGCGCGCTGCTTGCCGAGCGGGTCGCCGCCGCGCTGGGCCCGGCGCTGGGCGACCGGGCACCCGCCGTGGTCCGCGCGGCGGCCGCCCGCGGCGACCTGGCCGGCGACCCCGAGATCACCGCGCACCTGGAACCGGCCCGGCTGGCCGCGCTGCTCGATCCCGCCACCTATGTGGGCAGCGCCGACGCCCTGATCGACCGCGCGCTGCGTGCGGCGGCACGATGA
- the pcaG gene encoding protocatechuate 3,4-dioxygenase subunit alpha — MSGPETPSQTVGPYLSIGLSWDEGPLVVPDDAPGAVWLRGEIRDGGGEVVQDALVETWQAGPDGEFHAPGFRGFGRCPTDDDGRYAIRTVKPGAVAGHAPRIDVTVFARGLLHRVMTRVYFADEPSANAADPVLAAVPAERRATLVAERTEDGYRFDITLQGPDETVFFAV; from the coding sequence GTGAGCGGGCCCGAGACGCCGTCGCAGACCGTCGGCCCGTACCTGTCGATCGGGCTGTCCTGGGACGAGGGGCCGCTGGTGGTGCCGGACGACGCGCCCGGCGCGGTGTGGTTGCGCGGCGAGATCCGCGACGGCGGCGGCGAGGTGGTACAGGATGCGCTGGTGGAGACCTGGCAGGCCGGCCCGGACGGCGAGTTCCACGCGCCCGGGTTCCGCGGCTTCGGCCGCTGCCCGACCGACGACGACGGCCGGTACGCGATACGCACCGTCAAGCCCGGCGCGGTCGCCGGGCACGCGCCGCGCATCGACGTGACCGTCTTCGCCCGCGGGCTGCTGCACCGGGTGATGACCCGCGTCTACTTCGCCGACGAGCCGTCGGCGAACGCGGCCGACCCGGTCCTCGCGGCCGTGCCCGCCGAGCGGCGCGCCACCCTGGTCGCCGAGCGCACCGAGGACGGCTACCGCTTCGACATCACCCTCCAGGGCCCCGATGAGACCGTCTTCTTCGCCGTCTGA
- the pcaH gene encoding protocatechuate 3,4-dioxygenase subunit beta, with protein sequence MNPHPPLLSPGYGSTLLRAPRQEPILLPHPLADLTGPALGEGPVAAADADLTAGPDGEAQGQRIVVHGQVRDADGRPVRDTLLEVWQANAAGRYRHRWDRHDAPLDPHFTGVGRALTDAQGRYRFVTVKPGAYPWGNHANAWRPAHIHFSVFGRAFTQRLVTQMYFPDDPLFAYDPIYNSVPEFARDRLVAGFDLSATVESWALGYRFDIVLAGTGATPMETP encoded by the coding sequence ATGAACCCACACCCACCGCTGCTCTCCCCCGGATACGGGTCGACGCTGCTGCGCGCGCCGCGGCAGGAGCCGATCCTGCTGCCGCACCCGCTCGCCGACCTGACCGGCCCGGCGCTGGGCGAGGGCCCGGTCGCGGCCGCCGACGCGGACCTGACCGCCGGCCCGGACGGCGAGGCGCAGGGCCAGCGGATCGTGGTGCACGGGCAGGTCCGCGACGCGGACGGCAGGCCGGTGCGCGACACGCTGCTGGAGGTGTGGCAGGCCAACGCGGCCGGCCGCTACCGGCACCGGTGGGACCGGCACGACGCGCCGCTGGACCCGCACTTCACCGGGGTCGGGCGGGCCCTGACCGACGCGCAGGGCCGGTACCGCTTCGTGACGGTCAAGCCGGGCGCATACCCGTGGGGCAACCACGCCAACGCGTGGCGGCCCGCGCACATCCACTTCTCGGTCTTCGGGCGCGCGTTCACCCAGCGCCTGGTCACCCAGATGTACTTCCCCGACGACCCGCTCTTCGCCTACGACCCCATCTACAACTCGGTGCCCGAGTTCGCCCGGGACCGGCTCGTCGCGGGCTTCGACCTGTCCGCGACGGTCGAGTCGTGGGCGCTGGGCTACCGCTTCGACATCGTCCTGGCCGGAACGGGCGCGACCCCGATGGAGACCCCGTGA
- a CDS encoding CoA-transferase subunit beta produces MTWSADEMMTVAAARVLRGDSRCFVGIGLPSTAANLARRTHAPDLVLVYESGTIGAKPDRLPLSIGDGVLAETADAVVSVPEMFNYWLQPGRIGIGFLGAAQIDRYANINTTVIGDDYAGPRVRLPGAGGAPEIAASCGEVIVVVRQSARTFVDRVDFVTSVGHGKGPGDRERLGLRGRGPVLVITDLGVLEPDPDDRELTLTRVHPGVTAEQAVAATGWPLRVAATMTTTEPPSEAELTALRALTGSQETT; encoded by the coding sequence ATGACGTGGAGTGCGGACGAGATGATGACGGTCGCCGCGGCACGGGTGCTGCGGGGCGACAGCCGCTGCTTCGTCGGTATCGGCCTGCCCAGCACCGCCGCGAACCTGGCCCGCCGCACCCACGCGCCGGACCTGGTCCTGGTCTACGAGTCCGGCACCATCGGCGCCAAGCCGGACCGGCTGCCGCTCTCCATCGGCGACGGCGTGCTCGCGGAGACCGCCGACGCCGTGGTCAGCGTCCCGGAGATGTTCAACTACTGGTTGCAGCCCGGCCGGATCGGCATCGGCTTCCTCGGCGCCGCGCAGATCGACCGCTACGCCAACATCAACACCACGGTGATCGGCGACGACTACGCCGGCCCCCGGGTGCGGCTGCCCGGCGCGGGCGGCGCACCCGAGATCGCCGCGTCCTGCGGCGAGGTCATCGTGGTGGTGCGCCAGAGCGCCCGGACGTTCGTCGACCGGGTCGACTTCGTCACCTCGGTCGGGCACGGCAAGGGACCGGGCGACCGGGAACGCCTCGGCCTGCGCGGCCGCGGGCCGGTCCTGGTCATCACCGACCTCGGCGTCCTGGAGCCGGACCCGGACGACCGGGAGCTGACCCTCACCCGGGTGCACCCGGGCGTGACCGCCGAGCAGGCCGTCGCGGCGACGGGCTGGCCGCTGCGGGTCGCCGCCACGATGACCACCACCGAGCCGCCGAGCGAGGCGGAGCTGACCGCGCTGCGCGCGCTGACCGGATCGCAGGAGACGACATGA
- a CDS encoding CoA transferase subunit A, with protein sequence MTARIVPLAEAVAELVHDGDTVALEGFTHLIPVAAGQEIIRQGLRGLTLVRMTPDIVYDQLIGAGCAARLVFSWAGNPGVGSLHRFRDAVQNSWPAPLEIEEHSHAGMANRYVAGASGLPFAVLRGYLGTDLSEHTATIAPIRCPFTGETLTAVPALNPDVGIVHAQRADRHGNVQYWGITGVHKEVVLASARSLVTVEELVDELTPVPGAVVLPGWALTRVSVVPGGAHPSYAMGYSDRDNDYYQAWDAISRDRQSFQEWLAGVKA encoded by the coding sequence TTGACCGCCCGCATCGTCCCGCTCGCCGAGGCGGTCGCCGAGCTCGTCCACGACGGCGACACCGTCGCCCTCGAGGGCTTCACCCACCTCATCCCGGTCGCCGCCGGACAGGAGATCATCCGGCAGGGCCTCCGCGGGCTGACCCTGGTGCGGATGACCCCGGACATCGTCTACGACCAGCTCATCGGCGCCGGCTGCGCGGCGAGGCTGGTCTTCTCCTGGGCCGGCAACCCCGGCGTCGGGTCGCTGCACCGCTTCCGCGACGCCGTGCAGAACTCCTGGCCGGCGCCGCTGGAGATCGAGGAGCACAGCCACGCGGGGATGGCCAACCGCTACGTCGCCGGCGCGTCCGGGCTGCCCTTCGCGGTGCTGCGCGGCTACCTCGGCACCGACCTGAGCGAGCACACGGCCACCATCGCGCCGATCCGGTGTCCGTTCACCGGCGAGACGCTCACCGCCGTGCCGGCGCTCAACCCGGACGTCGGCATCGTGCACGCCCAGCGCGCCGACCGGCACGGCAACGTGCAGTACTGGGGCATCACCGGGGTGCACAAGGAGGTCGTGCTCGCCTCCGCCCGCTCCCTGGTCACGGTCGAGGAGCTGGTCGACGAGCTGACCCCGGTGCCGGGCGCGGTCGTGCTGCCCGGCTGGGCGCTCACCCGGGTCTCGGTGGTGCCCGGCGGCGCGCACCCCTCGTACGCGATGGGCTACAGCGACCGCGACAACGACTACTACCAGGCCTGGGACGCCATCAGCCGGGACCGGCAGTCGTTCCAGGAGTGGCTTGCGGGGGTCAAGGCATGA
- a CDS encoding 4-hydroxybenzoate 3-monooxygenase, producing the protein MRTQVGIVGAGPAGLVLARLLEREGIDSVVLERRSRSYVEGRVRAGVLEHGTADLLDELGVGARMRREGMVHRGIELRFDGVGHRIDLEGLTGRTITVYGQQEVVKDLIAARIPTGPLHFEAEVTGVDGTVVAYKHDGVERRLECDFVAGCDGSHGVARAAAPPGALTAAERVHPYAWLGILARAPAAAQELVYAYHERGFALHSMRTPGIVRLYLQVEPGTDLADWPDARIWDELRTRLGLPLEEGEVLERGVTPMRSIVVEPMRAGRLFLAGDAAHIVPPTGAKGLNLAVADVRVLAEALTAYYRDGSQELLDAYSATCLKRVWQVQRFSNWMTTMLHRHAGDDRFGHRVQLAELAYVTGSTAAATTLAENYVGLPR; encoded by the coding sequence GTGCGTACCCAAGTCGGCATCGTGGGGGCCGGCCCGGCGGGTCTGGTGCTGGCCCGGCTGCTGGAGCGGGAGGGCATCGACTCCGTCGTGCTGGAGCGACGCTCTCGATCCTATGTGGAGGGCCGGGTCCGCGCGGGTGTCCTCGAACACGGCACCGCCGACCTGCTCGACGAGCTCGGCGTCGGCGCCCGGATGCGCCGCGAGGGCATGGTGCACCGCGGCATCGAGCTGCGCTTCGACGGCGTCGGCCACCGCATCGACCTGGAGGGGCTGACCGGCAGGACCATCACCGTGTACGGCCAGCAGGAGGTCGTCAAGGACCTGATCGCCGCCCGGATACCCACCGGGCCGCTGCACTTCGAGGCCGAGGTCACCGGCGTCGACGGCACCGTCGTCGCGTACAAGCACGACGGGGTGGAGCGGCGGCTGGAGTGCGACTTCGTGGCCGGCTGCGACGGCTCGCACGGCGTCGCCCGGGCCGCCGCGCCGCCCGGTGCGCTGACCGCCGCCGAGCGCGTGCACCCGTACGCGTGGCTGGGCATCCTGGCCCGCGCGCCCGCCGCCGCGCAGGAGCTGGTCTACGCGTACCACGAACGGGGTTTCGCCCTGCACAGCATGCGGACCCCCGGCATAGTGCGGCTGTATCTACAGGTGGAACCCGGCACCGACCTGGCCGACTGGCCCGACGCCCGTATCTGGGACGAGCTGCGGACCCGGCTCGGGCTGCCGCTCGAGGAGGGCGAAGTGCTGGAACGGGGGGTGACGCCGATGCGCAGCATCGTGGTCGAGCCGATGCGCGCGGGCCGGCTGTTCCTGGCCGGCGACGCGGCGCACATCGTCCCGCCCACCGGCGCCAAGGGGCTCAACCTGGCCGTCGCCGACGTACGGGTGCTGGCCGAGGCGCTGACGGCGTACTACCGCGACGGCTCGCAGGAGCTGCTCGACGCGTACTCGGCGACCTGCCTGAAGCGGGTGTGGCAGGTGCAGCGCTTCTCCAACTGGATGACCACGATGCTGCACCGCCACGCCGGCGACGACCGGTTCGGCCACCGGGTGCAGCTCGCCGAGCTGGCGTACGTGACGGGCTCGACGGCCGCGGCGACCACCCTGGCCGAGAACTACGTCGGGCTGCCGCGTTGA
- a CDS encoding ABC transporter substrate-binding protein → MRRFIAGMAVLALVAGGAAGCGSSDDGDTPAAGGITQVKVGVIPIVDVAPIYLGQQKGFFKTRNIELTMESGQGGAAIVPGVVSGQFQFGFSNMTSLMIAQTKNVPVKVVANGVASTGEAGKDFGAVAVRKDSPITKAADLAGKKIAVNTLKNIGDTTVRESVRKAGGDPSGINFVEMPLPNMPAAVENGQVDAAWVVEPWLSVVTAAGGRAVAWNFVDAAPNLTVAGYFASTKLIADDPDLVKRFTEGVNESLAYADAHPDEVRAVLATYTKIDPKVIASLTLPKWPTEINKPSVQTLADLGAKDGIFGSATPDLSKILP, encoded by the coding sequence ATGCGCCGGTTCATCGCGGGGATGGCCGTGCTCGCCCTGGTCGCAGGCGGGGCGGCGGGCTGCGGCTCGTCCGACGACGGCGACACCCCGGCCGCCGGGGGGATCACGCAGGTCAAGGTCGGGGTCATCCCGATCGTCGACGTCGCGCCGATCTACCTCGGACAGCAGAAGGGTTTCTTCAAGACCCGCAACATCGAGCTGACCATGGAGAGCGGCCAGGGCGGCGCGGCCATCGTGCCCGGCGTGGTCAGCGGCCAGTTCCAGTTCGGCTTCAGCAACATGACCTCGCTGATGATCGCGCAGACCAAGAACGTGCCGGTCAAGGTCGTGGCCAACGGCGTCGCGTCGACCGGCGAGGCCGGCAAGGACTTCGGCGCCGTGGCGGTGCGCAAGGACAGCCCGATCACCAAGGCCGCCGACCTGGCCGGCAAGAAGATCGCCGTCAACACCCTGAAGAACATCGGCGACACCACCGTGCGCGAGTCGGTGCGCAAGGCAGGCGGCGATCCGAGCGGGATCAACTTCGTCGAGATGCCGCTGCCCAACATGCCGGCCGCCGTCGAGAACGGGCAGGTCGACGCCGCCTGGGTGGTCGAGCCGTGGCTGTCGGTCGTGACCGCCGCGGGCGGCCGGGCCGTGGCGTGGAACTTCGTCGACGCCGCGCCGAACCTGACCGTGGCCGGGTACTTCGCCTCGACCAAGCTCATCGCCGACGACCCCGACCTGGTCAAGCGCTTCACCGAGGGTGTCAACGAGTCGCTCGCCTACGCCGACGCGCACCCCGACGAGGTGCGGGCCGTGCTGGCGACATACACGAAGATCGATCCGAAGGTCATCGCGTCGCTCACCCTGCCGAAGTGGCCTACCGAGATCAACAAGCCGTCCGTGCAGACCCTCGCCGACCTGGGCGCCAAGGACGGTATCTTCGGCAGCGCGACCCCCGACCTGTCCAAGATCCTGCCGTGA
- a CDS encoding ABC transporter permease, producing MTAPDAAAPRTFRGGRALLGLSGLAGLLVLVEVLPRTGLVSADYLPPTSRILAALADEAATGPFWVAVGDTLTAWAAGLAIAVAAGVAVGILIGAVPVLRAVTASTVEFLRPIPSVALIPLAVLLYGSDLGSSLLLVVYAAFWQVLVQVLYGVADVDPVADETARSFRLGAFARVRHVLWPTALPYVFTGVRLAAAVALVLAVTAEMIIGAPGLGAVIAVAQTSNAIPTMYALIVVTGLLGVTINIGARAAERHFLSWHQSVRGEIPA from the coding sequence GTGACCGCACCGGACGCGGCAGCGCCGCGGACGTTCAGGGGAGGCCGGGCGCTGCTCGGCCTCTCCGGCCTTGCCGGGCTGCTCGTGCTCGTCGAGGTGCTGCCCCGGACCGGCCTGGTGTCCGCGGACTACCTGCCGCCGACCAGCCGCATCCTCGCCGCGCTCGCCGACGAGGCGGCGACCGGCCCGTTCTGGGTGGCCGTCGGAGACACCCTGACCGCGTGGGCGGCCGGCCTGGCCATCGCGGTCGCGGCCGGCGTCGCCGTCGGCATCCTGATCGGCGCGGTGCCCGTGCTGCGCGCCGTCACCGCCTCGACGGTGGAGTTCCTGCGGCCGATCCCGTCGGTCGCGCTGATCCCGCTCGCCGTCCTGCTGTACGGCTCGGACCTCGGCTCCAGCCTGCTGCTCGTCGTCTACGCGGCGTTCTGGCAGGTCCTCGTCCAGGTCCTGTACGGCGTGGCCGACGTCGACCCGGTCGCCGACGAGACCGCCCGCAGCTTCCGCCTCGGCGCGTTCGCCCGGGTACGCCACGTGCTCTGGCCGACCGCGCTGCCGTACGTCTTCACCGGCGTCCGGCTCGCCGCCGCGGTCGCCCTGGTGCTCGCGGTCACCGCCGAGATGATCATCGGCGCGCCCGGCCTCGGCGCGGTCATCGCGGTCGCACAGACCTCCAACGCGATCCCCACGATGTACGCCCTGATCGTGGTGACCGGCCTGCTCGGCGTCACCATCAACATCGGCGCCCGCGCCGCCGAGCGGCACTTCCTGTCCTGGCACCAGTCCGTACGCGGGGAGATCCCGGCATGA
- a CDS encoding ABC transporter permease — MIKRLLLVLGLPVVLFATWYAASANSENFYAPPLRQIMVAFADTWTPERLRTDVLPSLARLGAGYLLAAVLGIALGVAIGMNPRLRAAFEPVLEFFRAIPPPVLVPVIMLFAGIGNGMKVIVIVTGCVWPVLLNTVEGVRAIDGVLSDTTRAYGVTGAARLRYLVLPSASPQIFAGLRQALSIAIILMVISEMFAASNGLGFTIVQFQRSFAIPEMWSGIILLGLLGFLLAELFRLGERYTLAWYHGLRDAQRRS; from the coding sequence ATGATCAAACGGCTCCTGCTCGTCCTCGGCCTGCCGGTCGTCCTCTTCGCCACCTGGTACGCGGCCAGCGCGAACAGCGAGAACTTCTACGCGCCGCCGCTGCGCCAGATCATGGTCGCGTTCGCGGACACCTGGACGCCCGAGCGGCTGCGCACCGACGTGCTGCCCAGCCTGGCCCGCCTCGGCGCCGGCTACCTGCTGGCGGCGGTGCTCGGCATCGCGCTGGGCGTCGCGATCGGCATGAACCCGCGGCTGCGCGCCGCCTTCGAGCCGGTGCTGGAGTTCTTCCGGGCCATCCCGCCGCCCGTGCTGGTCCCGGTGATCATGCTGTTCGCCGGCATCGGCAACGGCATGAAGGTCATCGTGATCGTCACCGGCTGTGTCTGGCCGGTGCTGCTCAACACCGTCGAGGGCGTCCGGGCCATCGACGGCGTGCTCAGCGACACCACCCGCGCGTACGGCGTCACCGGCGCGGCGCGCCTGCGGTACCTGGTGCTTCCGTCGGCGTCGCCGCAGATCTTCGCGGGGCTGCGCCAGGCGCTGTCCATCGCGATCATCCTGATGGTGATCAGCGAGATGTTCGCCGCCAGCAACGGCCTGGGCTTCACCATCGTGCAGTTCCAGCGCAGCTTCGCGATCCCGGAGATGTGGAGCGGAATCATCCTGCTCGGGCTCCTGGGCTTCCTGCTGGCCGAGTTGTTCCGGCTCGGCGAGCGTTACACACTTGCCTGGTATCACGGCCTGCGCGACGCGCAGCGCCGGTCGTGA
- a CDS encoding ABC transporter ATP-binding protein: protein MRKDDAMLKVDGLRKVYRSGSREVEALRDLTFTVEAGELVCLVGPSGCGKTTLLRCVAGLLEPTGGEVFVDGGPVAGPPPGMAVVFQEYGRSLFPWMSVRDNVELPLRRKKMPRSRRRELVAEALASVGLDGTESAYPWQLSGGMQQRVAIARAVAYEPTILLMDEPFAAVDAQTRADLEDLVRSLWRRLGVTILFVTHDIDEAVYLGQRVLMLSASPTVVQDELTVDLPAERDQLHTRADPRFTAQRAHVYAQIQAAKARTGTASGAAGELSSADR, encoded by the coding sequence GTGAGAAAGGACGACGCGATGCTCAAGGTCGACGGCCTGCGCAAGGTCTACCGCTCCGGCAGCCGAGAGGTGGAGGCGCTGCGCGACCTCACGTTCACCGTCGAGGCCGGTGAGCTGGTCTGCCTGGTCGGCCCGTCCGGCTGCGGCAAGACCACCCTGCTGCGGTGCGTCGCGGGCCTGCTGGAGCCGACCGGCGGCGAGGTGTTCGTCGACGGCGGCCCGGTCGCCGGCCCGCCGCCGGGCATGGCGGTCGTCTTCCAGGAGTACGGCCGCAGCCTGTTCCCGTGGATGAGCGTGCGCGACAACGTGGAGCTGCCGCTGCGGCGCAAGAAGATGCCCCGGTCCCGGCGGCGCGAACTGGTGGCCGAGGCGCTGGCCTCGGTCGGCCTGGACGGCACCGAGTCCGCGTACCCGTGGCAGCTCTCCGGCGGCATGCAGCAGCGCGTCGCGATCGCCCGTGCGGTGGCGTACGAGCCGACGATCCTGCTCATGGACGAGCCGTTCGCGGCGGTCGACGCGCAGACCCGGGCTGACCTGGAGGACCTGGTCCGGTCGCTGTGGCGGCGGCTCGGGGTGACCATCCTGTTCGTCACGCACGACATCGACGAGGCCGTCTACCTCGGACAGCGGGTCCTGATGCTGTCGGCCTCGCCGACGGTCGTGCAGGACGAGCTGACCGTCGACCTCCCGGCCGAGCGCGACCAGCTGCACACCCGCGCCGACCCGCGCTTCACCGCACAGCGCGCCCACGTCTACGCGCAAATTCAGGCCGCGAAGGCTAGAACGGGAACTGCTTCGGGCGCTGCTGGAGAGTTATCCAGCGCAGATCGGTGA